A window of Bacteroidota bacterium contains these coding sequences:
- a CDS encoding T9SS type A sorting domain-containing protein has protein sequence MKKQLLLLLLLISTVKIISAQTQLIHYWSFNNFDSRLLGGVNPDSIAPIKADFSLLDTNNALLYYSKVPGTSTNYLTYWDNNSGSGDTSNARMGAGAGNGLRVRNPSDSMQLLLYVPTSGFQDIVIKFVTQGSSATKSSKTVHFDYSINGGSSWQTTGLSTLYDSVYYQQWHVSTVSLSNPQVNNNSNVIFRIKQGTPNSGTTGTVRYENITVEGQTYYYPKKYWSGTGNWNFSAQSWAGISGGTYNKTWDTASIAILEGTAGTITLTEPIAAKGIDFKVSGYIITGDTLTLNGSAPYINIKGGQTIRSVIKAENNLTFNGDNSTSYISLYGSNDFSKGITLDSGARLTLADVNQKATGASTTAGTITVLKNGSVITNGPDPATNSSIIENNIVLNPNNMSSPFVLAVGAGSGGGGGKLTYNGIISGNGDVIISSLVNGTGNGTYGGAGLTIFSNPANSYTGKTIIAGSTKNSCFQLGDNNAIPATTDVVFGNGTGSQSGAIDLNGFNVKVSSISSDSTIVAEQVNGITNAASVTATSNLTISGNKNTKFYGKIGRISPASSNGYLRGANSPSGNMSLTLDAANTGSLTIYQAIAIDYPTTVMGGALYFNDSLTSPTVLVGSNATIGGSGRGTGSLTLNGILSPGEDANSTANITFGEILINGGSYYKWDIANAASDWDSISATGTIDLSNLNSTSKLNILVTGTTVSGFADNQTYAWPIAKANSIKGFSADKFNINTAGFTPSFTKQFNVSADDSTIYLNYNAPTGIAQPAKGMISIYPNPNRGEDIIINIESTVISGSVTVEIKDILGNGVYTQNHPFATTLSIQPQNTLQTGLYFITVNDNNGNFYTHKLIIRK, from the coding sequence ATGAAAAAACAACTCCTCTTACTACTACTTTTAATTAGTACTGTAAAAATTATTAGTGCACAAACCCAACTTATCCATTATTGGAGCTTCAACAACTTTGATTCAAGACTTTTAGGGGGAGTAAATCCTGACAGCATAGCCCCCATCAAAGCCGACTTTTCTTTGCTAGATACTAACAATGCTTTGTTGTATTACTCAAAAGTGCCCGGTACATCAACCAATTACCTAACCTATTGGGATAATAACAGTGGCAGTGGCGATACTTCTAATGCCAGAATGGGTGCCGGGGCGGGCAATGGCTTGCGGGTACGTAACCCCAGCGATAGTATGCAGCTATTATTATATGTACCCACATCAGGATTTCAGGATATAGTAATAAAGTTTGTTACTCAAGGTTCAAGCGCTACAAAATCATCAAAAACAGTTCATTTTGATTACAGTATAAATGGCGGTAGCAGCTGGCAAACTACAGGGCTTTCAACTTTGTATGACAGTGTTTACTACCAGCAATGGCATGTAAGCACCGTTAGCTTAAGCAATCCACAGGTAAACAATAACAGTAACGTTATCTTTAGGATAAAGCAGGGAACTCCCAATAGTGGTACAACAGGCACTGTTCGATATGAAAACATTACCGTTGAAGGCCAAACCTACTATTACCCCAAAAAATATTGGAGCGGAACAGGTAACTGGAATTTCTCAGCCCAGAGCTGGGCGGGTATTAGCGGCGGTACTTATAACAAAACGTGGGATACTGCCTCAATTGCTATACTTGAAGGCACAGCCGGCACTATAACTCTTACAGAACCCATAGCAGCCAAAGGAATAGATTTTAAAGTTTCAGGTTATATTATTACGGGCGATACCCTTACACTAAACGGTAGCGCACCTTATATAAACATAAAGGGCGGACAAACCATTCGTTCAGTAATCAAAGCAGAAAACAATCTTACTTTTAATGGTGATAATAGCACATCATACATATCGTTGTACGGAAGTAACGATTTTTCAAAAGGCATTACTTTAGATAGCGGTGCACGATTAACCCTTGCTGATGTTAATCAAAAAGCCACCGGTGCTTCAACTACAGCCGGTACTATAACTGTTTTAAAAAATGGATCGGTAATAACCAACGGTCCAGACCCAGCCACCAACAGTTCTATTATTGAGAACAATATAGTGCTTAACCCCAATAATATGTCGTCGCCATTTGTATTGGCTGTAGGTGCAGGTTCAGGCGGTGGTGGCGGAAAACTAACCTATAACGGCATTATATCGGGCAATGGTGATGTTATTATATCGAGTTTGGTAAATGGAACGGGAAATGGTACATACGGCGGTGCCGGACTCACAATATTCTCAAACCCTGCCAACAGCTATACAGGCAAAACCATTATAGCCGGTTCTACCAAAAACAGTTGTTTTCAATTAGGAGATAACAATGCCATCCCTGCAACTACCGATGTGGTTTTTGGCAATGGCACCGGCTCACAATCGGGAGCAATAGACCTAAATGGTTTTAATGTAAAAGTAAGTTCTATCTCATCAGACAGCACTATTGTTGCCGAGCAGGTAAACGGCATCACTAATGCCGCTTCAGTCACAGCCACATCAAATCTTACTATCAGCGGAAACAAAAACACTAAATTTTATGGCAAAATAGGCCGTATTTCACCAGCCAGCTCAAACGGTTACCTTAGAGGAGCCAACTCACCATCGGGCAACATGTCGTTAACGTTAGATGCCGCCAACACAGGCTCGCTGACAATATACCAAGCCATAGCCATTGATTACCCTACCACTGTAATGGGCGGCGCCCTTTATTTTAACGACTCACTTACCTCGCCAACAGTATTGGTAGGTAGTAATGCTACTATAGGAGGCTCAGGCCGCGGTACAGGTAGCCTTACCTTAAACGGAATCCTTAGCCCCGGTGAAGATGCTAACAGCACTGCAAACATAACATTTGGAGAAATACTTATTAACGGAGGCTCATATTATAAGTGGGATATTGCTAATGCAGCCTCAGATTGGGATTCGATATCAGCTACAGGTACAATAGATTTATCAAACCTAAATAGCACTTCTAAACTAAATATTTTGGTAACCGGTACCACGGTAAGTGGATTTGCCGATAACCAAACTTACGCATGGCCTATTGCCAAAGCTAATAGCATAAAAGGATTTAGTGCCGATAAGTTCAATATTAATACAGCAGGTTTCACACCATCATTTACAAAACAATTTAATGTGTCTGCTGATGATAGCACTATTTATCTTAATTATAATGCCCCTACAGGCATAGCACAACCTGCAAAAGGAATGATAAGCATTTATCCCAACCCTAACCGTGGCGAAGACATTATTATAAACATTGAAAGCACCGTAATTAGCGGCTCTGTAACCGTTGAAATTAAGGATATTTTAGGTAATGGGGTGTACACCCAAAACCACCCATTTGCAACCACCCTAAGCATACAACCGCAAAATACCCTGCAAACCGGTTTATACTTTATAACTGTAAACGATAACAACGGTAATTTTTACACCCACAAACTAATTATTAGGAAATAA
- a CDS encoding alkaline phosphatase family protein, with protein sequence MKHNNVFLSIASVLLLIIPKLLSAQAEQLVSGPMVGYAEMREVQLWVQTKKTDTVKISYWKKGSVEKKFSEDFITDKNKAYSTKITITGLKPGNRYNYELYINNVPVKRDYLLEFQSTPYWTNEAETQAPNFRMVLGSCFNRNYEGSQSPKKTYGSIEIFDSIYTKHPDFMLWMGDNLYLSAREWNSKSGIDELYTFYRSTPELQKLFGSVHHYAGIDDHDYGPNNADGTFWNKETTEEAFRYFWSNPNYGVASALGKGATGTFVWGDAQFFLLDDRYFRTPLGSTFENPGMLGKEQIDWLIGALKMSDANFKLVMVGTQVLNPSPAKDLYSNYPEERAALLQRIKDEKIEGVIFLSGDIHYTEMTKLDRPGDYPLYELTSSSLTSTSKAEPMKNPLRVDGTLLMGHSFATIDFIGEPTERKMLITIFDDKGIKIWDKIISRSDLSLLNKK encoded by the coding sequence ATGAAACATAACAACGTATTTTTATCAATAGCAAGTGTGTTGCTTTTAATTATTCCCAAACTGCTTTCTGCACAAGCAGAGCAACTGGTGTCAGGCCCCATGGTAGGCTATGCAGAAATGCGTGAAGTGCAACTATGGGTGCAAACCAAAAAAACTGATACAGTGAAAATAAGTTATTGGAAGAAAGGGAGTGTCGAAAAAAAATTCAGCGAAGATTTTATTACTGATAAAAACAAAGCATACTCAACAAAAATAACGATTACAGGGTTGAAACCCGGGAATAGATATAATTACGAATTGTATATTAATAATGTGCCGGTAAAAAGAGACTATCTTCTTGAGTTTCAATCAACGCCTTACTGGACAAATGAGGCAGAAACACAAGCCCCAAACTTCAGAATGGTTTTAGGGAGCTGCTTTAACCGAAACTATGAAGGCTCACAAAGTCCTAAGAAAACTTACGGAAGTATTGAAATATTCGACTCTATTTACACAAAGCACCCAGACTTTATGCTTTGGATGGGCGATAATCTTTATTTGAGTGCGCGTGAGTGGAACTCAAAATCAGGTATTGATGAATTATATACATTTTACCGCTCAACACCAGAATTGCAAAAGCTTTTCGGGTCTGTACACCACTATGCCGGTATTGACGACCACGATTATGGACCTAATAACGCTGACGGAACATTTTGGAACAAAGAAACCACAGAAGAGGCGTTTAGGTATTTTTGGTCTAACCCCAACTATGGGGTGGCCAGCGCTTTAGGAAAAGGGGCTACCGGTACTTTTGTGTGGGGCGATGCCCAGTTTTTTTTGCTTGATGATCGGTATTTTCGCACCCCTTTAGGATCAACTTTTGAAAATCCGGGGATGTTGGGCAAGGAACAAATTGACTGGCTAATTGGCGCTTTAAAAATGAGTGATGCCAATTTTAAGCTTGTAATGGTAGGCACACAGGTGCTAAACCCTTCACCCGCTAAAGACCTTTATTCAAATTATCCTGAAGAAAGAGCCGCTTTATTGCAACGCATAAAAGATGAAAAAATAGAAGGAGTTATTTTTCTTTCAGGTGATATACATTATACCGAAATGACTAAACTTGATAGACCGGGCGATTACCCACTGTATGAACTTACCTCATCGTCGTTGACATCAACAAGCAAGGCGGAGCCCATGAAGAATCCATTGAGAGTTGACGGAACACTTTTAATGGGCCATTCATTTGCCACTATAGATTTTATTGGGGAGCCCACCGAAAGAAAAATGCTGATTACAATTTTTGATGATAAAGGCATTAAAATATGGGACAAAATAATCAGCAGGTCAGATCTATCTCTTTTAAATAAAAAGTAA
- a CDS encoding T9SS type A sorting domain-containing protein, producing the protein MKHILLTLTLLMYCGLSAQNYSGGSGTLNDPFKIATKYDLKYLSENSSEWSKHFIQTANILFDSSDFETNGDFYNNGKGFIPIALGSTFTGSYDGNGNIVDGLKIYILTDNKIGLFSWGQKATIKNLGVTHCLIYGRSDVAGLLGAGKDTTVISDCYVTGKIVSVENNAGGLVGTQLRGSVTNSFSSADIVCAEYNSGGLLGQFFGSANSGTLKNCYATGNVAGNNQAGGLIGAADLLKIENCYATGKVTGSSTLGGFVGYMVNTMTVTNSFWDVQSSTQNVSVGSGASFPSEEATPKTTTELQTLSTFINAGWDFSGESTNGTDDVWQLITSGCLSGLGYPTLNYIDNSAPVINNTSGATACANRKTTLTATSNAKLLDWYTTQTGNVIAGRGANFLTPPISSNTSFWVQATNGNCSTARVEVVATAIQPTTSTISPAVCGSYTSPSGKVWTVSNTYTDTIPNSINCDSVITINLTVNQATTSSISPTACGSYTSPSGKVWTVSNTYTDTIPNTNSCDSIITINLTISTVNNAVTVVSNATLRADAAGAKYQWIDCNNGNQPIAGDTNQNFAATANGNYAVIVTENGCTDTSACVAITSVGINEFIFKDMISIYPNPSRGDVNISLGEITNATVEVYNAYGQLVFKESKIDEPNFGFKLNAAAGIYLVRVRAEGNEACFHLVKE; encoded by the coding sequence ATGAAACACATTTTACTTACGCTAACTTTACTAATGTATTGTGGCCTCAGTGCACAGAACTATTCAGGCGGATCGGGTACTTTAAACGACCCTTTCAAAATAGCCACCAAATACGACTTAAAATATTTAAGCGAAAACTCCAGCGAATGGAGCAAGCACTTTATTCAAACAGCTAATATATTGTTTGACTCCTCTGACTTTGAAACCAACGGCGACTTCTACAACAACGGAAAGGGTTTTATTCCCATTGCTCTTGGAAGCACTTTTACCGGAAGCTACGATGGCAATGGTAATATAGTTGACGGGTTAAAAATTTATATATTAACGGACAACAAGATAGGATTGTTTAGTTGGGGTCAAAAAGCAACCATAAAAAACTTAGGAGTAACCCATTGTTTAATTTACGGCAGGTCTGATGTTGCTGGCTTATTGGGTGCGGGCAAGGATACAACAGTTATTTCAGATTGCTATGTAACCGGAAAAATTGTGTCAGTCGAAAATAATGCCGGCGGCTTGGTAGGCACACAATTACGCGGCTCTGTAACCAATTCATTTTCATCCGCTGATATAGTATGTGCGGAATATAATAGTGGCGGTTTATTGGGACAATTTTTCGGTTCAGCAAACAGTGGTACACTTAAAAACTGTTATGCCACAGGCAATGTAGCAGGTAACAACCAAGCAGGAGGGTTAATTGGTGCTGCTGATCTTTTAAAGATAGAAAACTGTTATGCCACCGGTAAAGTTACAGGAAGCTCAACCTTAGGGGGCTTTGTTGGTTATATGGTAAATACTATGACGGTAACTAACAGTTTTTGGGATGTGCAATCATCTACTCAAAATGTCAGTGTAGGAAGCGGAGCTAGCTTTCCCAGCGAGGAAGCAACCCCCAAAACCACTACAGAACTGCAAACTCTTAGTACTTTTATCAACGCAGGTTGGGACTTTTCGGGAGAAAGCACAAACGGAACGGATGATGTTTGGCAGCTTATTACTTCTGGTTGTTTAAGCGGATTGGGATACCCTACTCTTAATTATATCGACAATAGCGCACCCGTTATAAATAATACCTCTGGTGCTACTGCTTGTGCAAACAGGAAAACCACCCTAACCGCTACCAGTAATGCAAAACTATTAGACTGGTACACAACACAAACAGGCAATGTAATTGCGGGAAGAGGAGCCAATTTTTTAACTCCGCCAATCAGCAGCAATACAAGTTTCTGGGTACAAGCTACTAATGGTAATTGTTCTACTGCAAGGGTTGAAGTTGTGGCTACTGCCATTCAGCCTACCACAAGCACTATATCACCCGCTGTTTGCGGCAGCTATACTTCTCCCAGCGGCAAAGTATGGACGGTATCTAACACCTATACCGATACGATACCCAATTCTATTAATTGTGACTCTGTAATTACTATTAACCTTACAGTAAACCAAGCTACTACAAGCAGTATATCACCCACAGCTTGTGGCAGCTATACTTCTCCCAGCGGTAAAGTTTGGACAGTATCTAACACTTATACCGATACGATACCCAATACCAATAGTTGTGATTCTATAATAACTATAAACCTAACCATTAGCACCGTAAACAATGCAGTAACCGTAGTATCAAACGCCACTTTACGTGCCGATGCAGCTGGAGCAAAATACCAATGGATAGACTGTAATAATGGCAACCAACCCATAGCAGGAGACACAAACCAGAATTTTGCAGCAACCGCCAATGGTAATTACGCAGTTATTGTAACAGAAAATGGCTGTACCGATACTTCAGCTTGTGTAGCGATTACCAGCGTGGGAATAAATGAGTTCATATTTAAGGATATGATAAGCATATATCCTAACCCAAGTAGGGGTGATGTAAACATTAGTTTAGGTGAGATAACCAATGCTACCGTAGAAGTATATAATGCTTATGGTCAATTAGTATTTAAAGAAAGTAAAATAGATGAACCTAATTTTGGGTTTAAGCTTAATGCAGCGGCAGGCATATATCTAGTTAGGGTAAGGGCAGAAGGAAACGAAGCCTGTTTCCATTTGGTTAAAGAGTAG
- a CDS encoding TonB-dependent receptor — protein MKKFFVLIFFFTQLSAMLYGGEFKGKVFDEQTSEPLIGAVVYLENTKYFVATDFDGNFKITGLPVGKYTAQTQYVSYHKSEEFIFQILNDSTTIIHSFALKALVTEVQDVIVTAEHSKESDVYATKTQKNADNIINVISARTIEISPDITVANVMQRMPGISIEQSSDGDGRHAIIRGMDKRYNYTLINGIKIPSPENKNRYVPLDIFPAELVERIEVNNSLTPNMEGDAIGGSINMIMKNAPNKFMINMNLGSGYSQFYFDNKYERFDRGAINKKSPREIYGNSYFATGNDFTRSNLDFKPTTALPYALVSFSAGNRFFNKKLGILVAASYQNTTRGAQNVFFTTTTSVNNTPLFQDVIARRLYSNVIRSTAHTKIDYRFNSKHSIELYTAYMSLINIDSRISYDTSLTSTRTGPGTGKVTSLYRSRDKKQYIYNITLQGKHNFSKTFAANWSAVFSQAGTNLPDWAELKTFSTVTIDSTTGKPAVSPAVLQPFERIWQKNTDKDYSGYLNLIYVPNFFDKKVEVSVGGLHRHKIRDNYFNTYILSPVLTGNPPQFPQYTDVYSAQWQVSNPTGNVFNASNYTAIENITSAYWQAKINVGKLKVIGGTRTEHTYQSFNTNASELAAGKSGWIKYQDLLPSLHFTYSATEKKNLRFSVYKAISRPSYFEIVPYNIPASDNFGEVGNPYLKHTTALNYDLKYEWFPGGLNQLNLGIFYKDIKNPIEYGVNGSQIQPNNYGNAQNMGFEYVGVKYIKHWGISTNYTFTLSQTSVQLIKNAVNPTNGQIEQLTVNSKRPLQGQSKHIANVSLFYKKPKQGLNVQLAFVYTGRRIIQVSQFEGLDYWQRATSQLSFSVEKKISKYFEGYIKIQNILNTPVTVEINSPYPYAQGEFPLQKLGSNSYIVQQDKYGQTYMLGVKYKFKTN, from the coding sequence ATGAAAAAGTTTTTTGTGTTGATATTCTTCTTTACCCAACTCTCCGCTATGCTTTATGGCGGAGAGTTTAAGGGTAAAGTGTTTGATGAACAAACAAGTGAACCCTTAATAGGCGCAGTAGTATATTTAGAAAACACAAAATACTTTGTTGCTACCGATTTTGATGGCAATTTTAAAATTACCGGCCTGCCAGTAGGAAAATACACAGCGCAAACACAATATGTAAGTTATCACAAGTCTGAGGAATTTATTTTTCAAATACTCAACGATTCAACAACCATAATCCATTCGTTTGCATTAAAAGCGCTTGTAACTGAAGTACAAGATGTAATAGTTACCGCAGAGCATAGTAAAGAGAGCGATGTATACGCTACAAAAACTCAGAAAAATGCCGACAATATTATCAATGTAATATCTGCTCGAACAATAGAAATATCTCCGGACATAACAGTGGCCAATGTTATGCAACGCATGCCAGGCATTTCTATAGAGCAAAGTAGTGATGGCGATGGTCGTCATGCCATTATACGCGGCATGGATAAAAGGTATAACTACACATTAATTAACGGAATAAAAATACCCAGCCCTGAGAATAAAAACAGGTACGTGCCGCTTGATATTTTCCCTGCAGAATTGGTAGAAAGAATTGAGGTGAACAACTCGCTTACTCCTAATATGGAGGGCGATGCCATAGGGGGGAGTATAAACATGATAATGAAAAATGCCCCTAATAAGTTTATGATAAACATGAACCTAGGCAGTGGTTACAGCCAGTTTTATTTTGATAATAAATATGAGAGATTTGATAGAGGGGCAATAAACAAAAAATCGCCGCGAGAGATTTATGGCAACAGTTATTTCGCAACTGGCAACGATTTTACCCGCTCTAATCTTGATTTTAAACCCACCACAGCTTTGCCCTATGCTTTGGTAAGTTTTTCGGCAGGAAACCGGTTTTTTAATAAGAAACTAGGTATTTTGGTGGCTGCATCATACCAAAACACCACAAGGGGAGCTCAAAACGTTTTCTTTACTACAACTACCAGTGTTAACAATACCCCACTCTTTCAGGATGTAATAGCCAGAAGACTATACTCAAACGTTATACGCTCTACAGCACATACAAAGATTGATTATCGTTTCAACAGCAAACACAGTATAGAGCTGTATACAGCCTATATGAGTTTGATTAATATTGATTCGAGAATATCATACGACACTTCCCTAACTTCTACCCGCACAGGGCCGGGCACAGGCAAAGTAACCAGCCTGTACCGCTCGAGGGATAAAAAACAATACATCTACAATATTACCCTACAAGGTAAGCACAACTTTAGTAAAACGTTCGCTGCCAATTGGTCTGCGGTATTTTCACAAGCGGGTACAAATTTGCCCGACTGGGCCGAATTGAAAACATTTAGCACTGTTACCATTGATAGTACAACAGGCAAACCGGCAGTAAGTCCGGCTGTGTTGCAACCTTTTGAACGAATTTGGCAAAAAAATACAGACAAAGATTATAGTGGTTATCTTAACCTGATTTATGTACCTAACTTTTTTGATAAAAAAGTAGAAGTATCTGTAGGTGGGTTACACAGGCATAAAATAAGGGATAATTATTTCAATACTTATATTCTGTCGCCGGTTTTAACGGGAAACCCGCCACAATTTCCACAATATACAGATGTATATTCAGCACAATGGCAGGTAAGTAACCCAACGGGAAATGTTTTTAACGCATCAAACTATACCGCCATTGAAAATATAACATCGGCGTATTGGCAGGCTAAAATAAATGTAGGAAAATTAAAAGTTATAGGAGGTACAAGAACCGAGCATACCTACCAATCCTTTAATACAAATGCTTCTGAACTTGCAGCAGGAAAATCAGGTTGGATAAAGTACCAAGACCTATTGCCAAGTCTGCACTTTACTTATAGCGCAACAGAAAAGAAAAACCTTAGGTTTTCAGTATACAAAGCTATTTCTCGTCCCAGTTATTTCGAAATAGTACCCTATAACATACCCGCCAGTGATAACTTCGGTGAGGTAGGAAACCCGTACCTAAAGCATACTACTGCCCTTAACTACGACTTGAAATATGAGTGGTTTCCCGGAGGTTTGAATCAGCTTAATCTGGGCATTTTTTATAAAGACATTAAAAATCCTATAGAATATGGAGTAAACGGAAGCCAAATACAACCCAACAATTATGGAAATGCCCAAAATATGGGATTTGAATATGTTGGGGTAAAGTATATAAAGCATTGGGGTATCTCAACCAATTATACATTCACCCTTTCGCAAACATCGGTGCAGTTAATTAAAAATGCTGTAAACCCAACCAACGGGCAAATTGAACAATTGACAGTTAACAGCAAGCGTCCACTACAAGGTCAGTCTAAGCACATTGCCAATGTTTCGTTATTTTACAAAAAACCAAAACAAGGTTTAAACGTTCAGTTGGCCTTTGTTTATACGGGAAGGCGAATAATACAGGTATCACAATTTGAAGGATTGGATTATTGGCAAAGAGCCACCTCACAGCTTTCATTCTCAGTTGAGAAAAAAATAAGTAAATATTTTGAGGGCTATATTAAGATACAAAACATTTTAAACACTCCCGTTACGGTAGAAATTAACTCACCCTACCCCTATGCACAAGGCGAGTTTCCGCTCCAGAAACTTGGCAGTAACAGCTATATAGTTCAGCAGGACAAATACGGGCAAACGTATATGCTTGGCGTAAAATATAAATTCAAAACAAACTAA
- a CDS encoding right-handed parallel beta-helix repeat-containing protein, giving the protein MKQKISTIHIVLFLIFFALGCSKREEVYISPAKKISGGNIDTTQPIDTISGAIKGSMKSGTIYYVINDIFINEGDTLYIPNNVTLYFLGDGKPNSSPSLFVRGTLISEGTKDKPNWFTITDSNKLNFPNGGAWGGLTCDSAENVILRWTHIEYTGAPWGDYQTESASISSSHQAIICLSSFTNLVVEDSWVSHTQDDGIYVRNAKMAIMRNTIENVGATKGLPISIKFGARGDIAYNVVIGGFNSGIKSQSLSGAPSQSIVNVYNNTIINCGFLNPDFTKGGGISFEKLVAGNAFNNLIIQNKIGMRILGGASVADTANLKHGHNLYYGTTKDIVDNFFPTYTNFIATPQMGDIYSTTPGANDPKFKGLDVAKITDNNPRVQKGLDLHLQSSSPAIGKGKTNIQNIPMKMVAPQTGAVITPPNIDLGAYPTDGSGNQH; this is encoded by the coding sequence ATGAAGCAGAAAATAAGCACAATTCATATTGTTTTATTCCTGATTTTCTTTGCGCTGGGATGTTCAAAACGAGAAGAAGTATATATCTCACCGGCAAAAAAGATTAGCGGAGGAAATATAGACACCACACAACCCATCGATACAATTTCAGGAGCTATAAAAGGCTCGATGAAATCGGGCACTATATACTATGTAATTAATGACATATTTATTAACGAAGGCGACACTCTGTATATACCCAACAATGTGACCTTGTATTTTTTGGGAGATGGAAAACCCAACAGCAGTCCCAGTTTATTTGTAAGGGGAACCCTAATTTCTGAAGGCACCAAAGATAAACCCAACTGGTTTACAATAACTGACAGTAATAAACTAAATTTTCCTAACGGAGGGGCTTGGGGAGGTTTAACGTGCGACAGTGCTGAAAATGTTATTTTACGGTGGACGCACATTGAATATACAGGTGCCCCTTGGGGAGATTATCAAACTGAATCAGCATCGATATCATCTTCACATCAAGCCATTATTTGCCTTAGTAGTTTCACTAATTTGGTAGTAGAAGACTCATGGGTTTCTCACACGCAAGACGATGGCATATATGTACGCAATGCCAAAATGGCAATTATGCGTAACACTATAGAAAATGTGGGCGCTACAAAGGGGTTACCCATTAGCATAAAATTTGGCGCACGTGGAGATATTGCTTACAACGTTGTGATAGGCGGATTTAATTCAGGCATCAAAAGTCAGTCACTCTCGGGTGCGCCCAGTCAATCCATTGTTAATGTTTATAACAATACCATTATCAACTGCGGTTTTCTAAACCCTGATTTTACTAAAGGCGGTGGCATTTCATTCGAAAAACTAGTGGCGGGCAATGCTTTCAATAACCTTATCATACAAAACAAAATAGGTATGCGCATATTAGGCGGCGCATCAGTAGCAGATACAGCAAACTTAAAGCACGGTCATAACTTATACTACGGTACTACAAAAGATATAGTTGATAATTTCTTCCCTACTTATACCAACTTTATTGCTACACCTCAAATGGGCGATATATACTCAACCACTCCCGGAGCCAACGACCCTAAATTTAAAGGGCTTGATGTAGCCAAAATCACCGATAACAACCCAAGGGTGCAAAAAGGACTCGACTTACATCTCCAGTCCTCATCGCCGGCAATAGGTAAAGGAAAAACAAACATTCAAAATATTCCTATGAAAATGGTTGCACCGCAAACCGGAGCGGTAATAACACCTCCAAATATTGATTTAGGAGCCTACCCCACCGATGGAAGCGGTAATCAACATTAA